A single region of the Serinus canaria isolate serCan28SL12 chromosome 1, serCan2020, whole genome shotgun sequence genome encodes:
- the ALOX5AP gene encoding arachidonate 5-lipoxygenase-activating protein, translated as MDQETLGSIVLLVIVTLISVVQNAFFANKVEHESRHCNGKVLQRQGSSSFDRVYTANQNCGHAYPTFLAVLWCAGLLCSQAPAAFAGLMYLFVRQKYFVGYLGERTQSTPGYLFGKRIILFLFLMSVAGILNYYLVFFFGSDFEIHIKTITSAISPLLLIP; from the exons ATGGACCAGGAGACCCTGGGAAGCATTGTCCTGCTTGTCATCGTCACCCTGATCAGTGTTGTCCAGAACG ctttttttgCCAACAAAGTGGAGCATGAAAGCAGACACTGCAATGGGAAGGTGCTGCAGCGGCAGGGATCCTCCTCCTTCGACCGTGTCTACACCGCCAA CCAGAACTGTGGGCATGCCTACCCTACCTTCCTCGCTGTGCTTTGGTGTGCTGGCCTTCTCTGCAGCCAAG ctcctgctgcctttgctggcCTGATGTACCTGTTTGTGAGGCAGAAGTACTTTGTGGGCTACCTTGGAGAGAGGACCCAGAG CACTCCTGGATACTTGTTTGGGAAGCGCATCATTTTGTTCCTGTTCCTCATGTCTGTGGCTGGAATACTTAACTACTATCTCGTCTTCTTTTTCGGGAGTGACTTTGAAATACACATTAAGACGATAACCAGCGCGATCTCTCCACTGCTACTCATACCCTAA